The following are from one region of the Methylophilus sp. DW102 genome:
- a CDS encoding RNA-binding S4 domain-containing protein, protein MPRTHHRKQEAPPEKDDGCRLDKWLWAARFFKTRSLAADAVDAGKVRIDGDRAKNAREMKPGMRVSIKNKDMQIEVEVLALSNVRRGAPEAALLYRETEESQRIRQQMKESGAEHFAERDRGMGRPTKRQMREIQRFTGRG, encoded by the coding sequence ATGCCACGCACGCATCACCGCAAGCAAGAAGCGCCGCCAGAAAAAGACGACGGTTGCCGTCTAGACAAATGGCTATGGGCCGCCCGTTTTTTTAAAACACGCAGTCTGGCGGCCGACGCCGTCGACGCCGGCAAGGTGCGCATTGATGGCGACCGCGCCAAAAATGCACGCGAAATGAAGCCCGGCATGCGCGTGAGTATTAAAAACAAGGATATGCAGATAGAAGTGGAAGTGCTGGCGCTCAGCAATGTACGACGCGGCGCGCCCGAAGCCGCCTTGCTATACCGCGAGACTGAAGAAAGCCAACGAATACGCCAGCAGATGAAAGAGAGCGGGGCGGAGCATTTTGCCGAGCGCGACCGTGGCATGGGGCGTCCGACCAAGCGTCAAATGCGCGAGATTCAGCGCTTTACTGGACGCGGTTAG
- the rpsR gene encoding 30S ribosomal protein S18: MARDMYKRRRYCRFSAEGIKEVDYKDVDLLKDFVSENFKIIPARMTGTKAKYQRQLTTAVKRARFLALMPYTDKHPG, translated from the coding sequence ATGGCAAGAGATATGTACAAACGTCGCCGTTACTGCCGTTTTAGCGCAGAAGGCATCAAAGAAGTTGACTACAAAGACGTAGATCTGTTGAAAGATTTCGTTTCTGAAAACTTCAAAATCATCCCAGCCCGTATGACTGGTACCAAGGCTAAATACCAACGTCAATTGACAACCGCGGTAAAACGCGCACGTTTCCTGGCGCTGATGCCTTACACAGACAAACACCCAGGTTAA
- a CDS encoding AAA family ATPase, translating into MMQVLSPEEMTVSYKLSPMSFESTADLLDASELSLTDYGWKLQPEAQKTLMMGLSLQQDGCNVLVLGTPGSGRAGLTLAAMKASAMTGIDTTLTDLVALYDFSQQSCANYIKLPAGLGAQLRTVMESFIKSLVAEMQQWVDANGQVNFSQAETWLEERVDGLRSQLSSAKLSPFFNLIKPEVLGYLQAWQQVGSEGDSGTDGLVNDGFLSRFRVNLLVDQRANLTSGIKQPVVEDKDPGFAALFGMLETAAGESAQWPEFLRLRAGSVHQADGGMLLLHLRDLMQDEGNGSALLEKLYRLMRNREVQIEDWANHAQQGAGGNRHGALPVHVKIVMIASREDYYDCLEAQPDFFDFFPVKVEFEDRVAATLDNYAWVAGYIARKCQQQVMPHFTSAAVNVLLQFMHRLEEDQGRISTRFVHLDQLMHESAAVAAEARLVTDAHVKQALSARLLRQQFFETQIRDSIIDNELLIQVHGSVVGQVNGLTHIELGDASFGSPIRITARCYPGRSGVINIDREVNMSGPTHDKGIYILQNWLSASFWALAPLSLNASLVFEQEYNGVEGDSASCAELFALLSALTGLPIKQGMAVTGALNQFGEVMPIGGVNEKIEGYFRVCQALGLNGEQGVIIPKRNQRHLLLDETVVTAVNNGMFKIIAIDHVLEGIAHLTDCEAGVQEADGTYQGESLMARAQAALASYRQTLERNQARMAYIQQQQDHQHF; encoded by the coding sequence ATGATGCAAGTCCTCAGTCCTGAAGAAATGACCGTTTCCTACAAACTGTCACCCATGTCATTTGAGTCCACCGCCGACCTGCTGGATGCGAGTGAGCTTAGCCTGACCGACTACGGCTGGAAACTACAGCCAGAAGCACAGAAAACACTGATGATGGGCCTGTCGCTGCAACAGGATGGCTGTAATGTGCTGGTGCTGGGCACGCCTGGTTCTGGTCGAGCCGGACTCACGCTGGCGGCGATGAAAGCCTCTGCCATGACCGGGATTGATACCACGCTGACCGACCTGGTGGCGCTGTATGATTTTAGCCAGCAATCCTGCGCCAACTACATCAAGCTGCCGGCCGGGCTGGGCGCCCAGTTGCGGACTGTGATGGAGTCGTTTATCAAGTCGCTGGTGGCAGAGATGCAGCAATGGGTGGATGCCAATGGCCAGGTCAATTTTTCGCAGGCCGAAACCTGGCTTGAGGAGCGCGTGGATGGTTTGCGCTCGCAATTAAGCAGCGCCAAGTTATCGCCATTTTTTAATCTGATTAAACCCGAGGTGCTGGGGTATTTGCAAGCCTGGCAGCAAGTCGGCAGTGAGGGCGACAGCGGCACTGACGGCTTGGTCAATGACGGCTTCTTATCGCGTTTTCGGGTAAATCTGCTGGTCGATCAGCGCGCTAACCTCACCTCCGGCATCAAGCAGCCTGTGGTTGAGGACAAAGACCCCGGCTTTGCCGCCTTGTTTGGCATGCTGGAAACCGCGGCAGGAGAGTCGGCGCAATGGCCGGAGTTTTTACGCTTGCGCGCCGGCAGTGTGCACCAGGCCGATGGAGGCATGTTGCTGCTGCATTTACGTGATCTGATGCAAGACGAAGGCAACGGCAGCGCCTTGCTCGAAAAGCTTTACCGTCTCATGCGTAACCGCGAGGTGCAGATTGAAGACTGGGCAAACCATGCGCAGCAAGGGGCTGGTGGCAATCGTCATGGCGCCTTGCCGGTCCATGTCAAAATTGTCATGATTGCCAGCCGCGAAGATTATTACGACTGTCTTGAAGCACAGCCCGATTTCTTTGACTTCTTTCCGGTAAAAGTCGAATTTGAGGACCGCGTTGCCGCCACACTAGACAATTATGCCTGGGTGGCCGGCTATATTGCGCGTAAATGCCAGCAACAGGTGATGCCGCATTTTACGAGCGCGGCGGTGAATGTGCTGTTGCAGTTCATGCACAGGCTGGAAGAGGACCAAGGCCGTATCAGTACGCGCTTTGTGCATCTGGATCAGCTCATGCATGAGAGTGCTGCGGTGGCTGCTGAAGCACGTCTGGTGACCGATGCGCATGTCAAGCAGGCCCTGTCTGCGCGCTTGTTGCGTCAGCAGTTTTTTGAAACACAGATTCGTGACTCGATTATTGATAATGAGTTATTGATACAGGTGCATGGCAGTGTGGTCGGGCAGGTCAATGGCCTCACGCATATCGAGTTGGGCGATGCCAGTTTCGGTTCGCCTATCCGGATTACCGCCCGTTGTTATCCAGGCCGCAGTGGCGTGATCAATATTGACCGCGAAGTGAATATGAGTGGCCCCACGCACGACAAAGGCATTTATATTCTGCAAAACTGGCTCAGTGCGAGCTTTTGGGCGCTGGCGCCGTTAAGCCTGAACGCTTCGCTGGTGTTTGAGCAAGAGTATAATGGCGTAGAAGGCGACTCTGCCTCCTGTGCCGAATTGTTTGCGCTGTTATCTGCGCTGACCGGCTTGCCGATCAAGCAAGGCATGGCTGTCACCGGCGCTCTCAACCAGTTTGGCGAAGTGATGCCGATTGGTGGCGTCAATGAAAAAATCGAGGGCTATTTCCGCGTCTGCCAGGCATTGGGCTTAAACGGCGAGCAGGGCGTCATTATCCCCAAACGTAACCAGCGTCACCTGCTGCTGGATGAGACCGTCGTCACGGCCGTGAATAATGGCATGTTCAAAATTATTGCGATTGACCATGTGCTGGAAGGCATTGCGCATTTGACCGACTGCGAAGCAGGCGTGCAAGAGGCGGACGGGACCTATCAGGGCGAATCGCTCATGGCACGTGCGCAAGCTGCACTCGCCAGCTACCGGCAAACACTGGAACGTAATCAGGCGCGTATGGCCTATATCCAGCAACAACAAGACCATCAACATTTCTGA
- a CDS encoding molybdenum cofactor biosynthesis protein MoaE encodes MSKPPFLDISVQSEDFDLASELQRLRLASPEAGALVNFVGWVREHASEGQLSQMLIEHYPGMTEKALQGIAQQAASRWPLLGVRIIHRVGLLAAQAQIVLVAATSLHRQAAFEACAFMMDYLKTDAPFWKKEIGAFGEHWVEARASDEQAKQQWKQP; translated from the coding sequence TTGAGCAAGCCACCATTTCTGGATATTTCTGTTCAGTCTGAGGATTTTGACCTGGCCAGCGAGTTGCAGCGCTTGCGCCTAGCCTCGCCAGAAGCCGGTGCGCTGGTGAATTTTGTCGGCTGGGTAAGAGAGCACGCCAGTGAAGGTCAGCTAAGCCAGATGTTAATCGAACATTATCCTGGCATGACAGAAAAGGCCTTGCAGGGTATTGCGCAACAGGCGGCCAGTCGCTGGCCATTGCTTGGGGTGCGTATCATCCACCGTGTTGGCCTATTGGCTGCTCAGGCGCAGATTGTGCTGGTGGCCGCTACCAGCTTGCACCGCCAGGCAGCCTTTGAAGCCTGTGCCTTTATGATGGACTATTTAAAAACCGATGCGCCGTTCTGGAAAAAAGAAATCGGCGCGTTTGGCGAGCACTGGGTAGAAGCCCGTGCCTCTGATGAACAAGCAAAACAACAATGGAAACAGCCCTAA
- the priB gene encoding primosomal replication protein N — translation MNTLVIAATVQAVETLRYTPAGLPLLRLQLQHDSEQLEAGMNRKVQCQLPAVIIGEKANLPLQSGDQIKVKGFLAQRSAKSTQVVLHIQELQRIQY, via the coding sequence GTGAATACGCTGGTGATTGCAGCGACGGTTCAAGCAGTTGAAACGTTGCGATACACACCGGCAGGCTTGCCCTTGTTGCGATTGCAATTGCAACATGACTCAGAGCAGCTAGAGGCTGGGATGAATCGGAAGGTGCAGTGTCAGTTACCCGCGGTGATTATTGGTGAAAAAGCCAATCTGCCATTGCAAAGCGGCGATCAGATCAAAGTGAAGGGTTTTCTGGCACAGCGCAGTGCAAAAAGCACACAAGTGGTACTGCACATACAAGAGTTACAGCGAATACAGTATTAA
- the hpnE gene encoding hydroxysqualene dehydroxylase HpnE, producing the protein MSAVLSRANQKTSQTVSATAKLRRVAVIGAGLAGLSTALRLGQQGYQVCVFEAAPQAGGRARGVLHSSTTLDNGQHLCLGAYHATLALLRDAGLDHRHVFKRLALALHMHDGQHRISLVTPEWLPAPLHLLWGLITATGLDWQSKWRAICWMRQLQKTAFTLAQDMPVSGLLAQAQQTPLAIKYLWEPLCLAALNTPLALASAQVFLNVLRDSFQHRRQDSDFLVARSDLSTALIQPLLTQLQTRGVTVRLGTTVTAIEAFEHGCKLTHQQQEVFDAVVLAVGPHQLKTIAGAPTLPWREYQPITTIYLQFSEQMRLPHPIMGLCGGWAQWVFDRGQCCDQAGLLAVVISAHAPFEMDKAVLVTHCLNEINAALGNYDMTLQQTPLWTKIITEKRATFSCSPALKRPGPQTAHARIFLAGDYVASPYPATIESAIRSGEAAAQAIARLLG; encoded by the coding sequence ATGAGTGCAGTGTTATCCAGGGCTAATCAGAAAACATCCCAAACCGTTAGCGCCACCGCGAAGCTTCGCAGAGTAGCGGTGATTGGCGCCGGTCTGGCCGGGTTGTCTACGGCGTTGCGCTTAGGTCAGCAAGGCTATCAAGTATGCGTCTTTGAGGCCGCCCCGCAGGCAGGTGGCCGTGCACGTGGGGTATTGCACTCTTCAACCACGCTGGATAACGGCCAACATCTTTGCCTGGGCGCCTATCATGCCACGCTGGCCTTGCTACGCGATGCCGGCCTGGATCACAGGCATGTATTCAAGCGCTTGGCGCTGGCATTGCACATGCACGATGGCCAGCATCGTATTTCGCTGGTCACCCCAGAATGGCTACCCGCCCCGCTGCATCTGCTGTGGGGCTTAATCACCGCGACGGGACTGGACTGGCAAAGTAAATGGCGCGCCATCTGCTGGATGCGGCAGTTACAAAAAACCGCTTTTACGCTTGCGCAGGATATGCCGGTATCCGGCTTACTGGCTCAAGCACAACAAACGCCACTGGCGATCAAGTACTTGTGGGAGCCCTTATGCCTGGCTGCACTGAACACGCCGCTAGCGCTTGCCAGTGCACAGGTATTTTTAAATGTACTCAGGGATAGTTTTCAGCATCGTCGTCAGGACAGTGACTTTCTAGTGGCTAGATCTGATTTGTCCACCGCCCTCATTCAGCCGCTGTTAACGCAGCTACAAACACGGGGGGTTACAGTCAGGCTAGGGACCACTGTCACCGCCATCGAGGCTTTTGAACATGGTTGCAAACTGACACATCAGCAACAAGAAGTGTTTGATGCGGTGGTGCTTGCGGTCGGACCACACCAACTGAAAACCATCGCAGGCGCACCTACGTTGCCCTGGCGCGAGTATCAACCCATTACCACCATTTACCTGCAATTCAGCGAGCAGATGCGCTTGCCGCACCCCATCATGGGCTTATGCGGCGGCTGGGCACAATGGGTGTTTGACCGCGGGCAGTGTTGTGACCAGGCCGGATTGCTCGCCGTAGTCATCAGTGCGCATGCGCCCTTTGAGATGGACAAGGCCGTCCTGGTCACACATTGCCTTAATGAGATTAATGCTGCGCTCGGCAACTACGACATGACATTGCAGCAAACGCCTCTGTGGACAAAAATCATCACAGAAAAACGCGCCACCTTCAGTTGCAGCCCGGCTTTAAAGCGGCCTGGCCCTCAAACCGCACATGCCCGCATCTTTTTAGCCGGAGACTATGTCGCGAGCCCTTATCCGGCCACCATAGAAAGTGCGATCCGTAGCGGCGAGGCCGCTGCGCAAGCAATTGCGCGATTACTGGGCTAG
- the alr gene encoding alanine racemase, with translation MRPIVAHLSLAALRHNLAQVKRYAPAAKIISVVKANAYGHGLLNAAQGLSETDAFAVLNPSEAIALREAGYTQPILLLEGVFAPEQLLEVDRYRLDIVVHQVQQIAWLQQAALSAPIRVFLKLDSGMHRLGLSPVEYPQALAALAACANVREIVMMTHFANADLADGVEQAMHTVEAVMANQPYARSLANSAAVIQQPQTHADWVRPGIMLYGASPIADQHASMLGLKPVMTLQSAIIALQSIQAGESVGYGSLFTADRPTKVGIVACGYADGYPRHAPTGTPIAVNGQLTRTLGRVSMDMLAVDVTDIPDATVGSIVELWGEQVPVDEVAQAAGTIGYELLCAVTARVPFKHYG, from the coding sequence ATGCGTCCGATTGTTGCTCATCTGTCTTTGGCTGCGCTTAGACACAATCTGGCGCAGGTCAAACGTTACGCACCAGCTGCGAAGATCATCTCCGTTGTCAAAGCCAATGCTTATGGCCATGGTTTGCTCAATGCGGCACAAGGGCTCAGTGAAACAGATGCTTTCGCTGTGCTCAATCCTAGTGAAGCCATCGCGTTGCGTGAAGCGGGTTATACGCAGCCAATATTATTACTTGAAGGGGTGTTTGCGCCCGAGCAATTGCTTGAGGTCGACAGATACCGGCTGGATATTGTCGTGCACCAGGTGCAGCAGATTGCCTGGTTGCAGCAGGCCGCGTTGAGTGCCCCCATTCGAGTGTTTCTCAAGCTGGATAGCGGCATGCACAGGCTTGGCTTGTCGCCAGTAGAGTATCCGCAGGCGTTAGCTGCTCTTGCTGCATGCGCCAATGTGCGCGAGATCGTCATGATGACGCATTTTGCCAATGCGGATCTCGCGGATGGCGTTGAGCAGGCCATGCACACCGTGGAGGCGGTCATGGCCAATCAGCCTTATGCGCGCTCCCTGGCGAATTCGGCCGCCGTGATTCAACAGCCGCAAACCCATGCCGATTGGGTGCGGCCTGGGATCATGTTGTATGGTGCCTCGCCGATTGCCGACCAGCATGCTTCCATGCTGGGCCTGAAACCTGTCATGACCTTGCAGTCCGCTATTATTGCCTTGCAGTCAATTCAGGCCGGAGAAAGTGTCGGATATGGCAGCTTGTTTACCGCAGATCGGCCTACCAAGGTCGGTATTGTCGCTTGTGGTTACGCCGACGGCTATCCCCGGCATGCGCCAACAGGGACGCCGATTGCCGTTAATGGTCAATTGACCCGTACGCTGGGGCGCGTGTCTATGGATATGCTGGCGGTAGATGTCACCGATATCCCTGACGCAACCGTTGGCAGTATTGTGGAATTATGGGGTGAGCAAGTCCCTGTAGATGAGGTTGCACAAGCAGCGGGGACCATAGGCTACGAATTATTGTGTGCGGTCACCGCCAGGGTCCCATTTAAGCACTATGGCTAA
- the rplI gene encoding 50S ribosomal protein L9: MQVILLEKVANLGSLGDVVKVKDGYGRNFLIPQGKAKRATEANKAVFAAQRAELEKQQADLLAAAQARGEKLAGFVLTVAQKAGVDGRLFGSVTNMDIAEGLQSQGHEVKKAEVRLPNGPLKTIGDFAVSVALHHDVVVDITVTVTPEA; the protein is encoded by the coding sequence ATGCAAGTAATCTTATTGGAAAAAGTAGCAAACCTGGGTTCCCTGGGTGACGTGGTTAAAGTGAAAGACGGTTACGGCCGCAACTTCCTGATCCCACAAGGTAAAGCAAAACGCGCGACCGAAGCGAACAAGGCAGTGTTTGCTGCTCAGCGTGCCGAGTTGGAAAAACAACAGGCAGACCTGTTGGCCGCAGCGCAAGCGCGTGGCGAAAAACTGGCTGGTTTTGTACTGACAGTCGCTCAAAAAGCGGGTGTGGATGGCCGTCTGTTCGGTTCCGTGACTAACATGGACATCGCTGAAGGCTTGCAATCACAAGGCCACGAAGTGAAAAAAGCTGAAGTGCGCCTGCCTAACGGCCCACTGAAGACCATTGGTGATTTCGCTGTGAGCGTGGCATTGCACCACGACGTAGTGGTTGATATCACTGTGACTGTGACGCCAGAAGCCTAA
- the rpsF gene encoding 30S ribosomal protein S6, translating to MRHYEIVFIVHPDQSEQVPAMIERYRAQITGNGGNIHRLEDWGRRQLAYPIQKVHKAHYVLMNIECSQEVLEELEHGFKFNDAVLRHLTIATKTAVTAPSPMMKEEKSKTIVGDAPAATTEAAA from the coding sequence ATGCGACACTATGAAATCGTGTTTATTGTTCACCCTGACCAGAGTGAACAAGTGCCTGCGATGATTGAGCGTTACCGCGCACAAATCACAGGTAATGGCGGCAACATCCACCGTCTGGAAGACTGGGGCCGTCGTCAACTTGCCTATCCAATCCAAAAAGTACACAAAGCACACTACGTGTTGATGAACATTGAGTGCAGCCAAGAAGTGCTGGAAGAGTTGGAGCATGGCTTCAAATTTAATGATGCTGTATTACGTCACCTGACTATCGCGACGAAAACAGCGGTCACAGCACCAAGCCCAATGATGAAAGAGGAAAAATCCAAAACCATCGTGGGTGACGCACCTGCTGCGACCACAGAGGCGGCTGCTTAA
- the epsA gene encoding XrtB/PEP-CTERM-associated transcriptional regulator EpsA, with translation MLVQKKQTHWEGILQAIQKSYAIKRHIEFFQWLKQDIHPLMRHDALLAAWGDFSTGELHFDVSSALPEMSTQRLLEDSAIVNYLMCNLYKRWVENDEKWFVINRFDATGIHAQSPNPFTQQLIKMHSLMVYGVRDTRGKSDCIYVFFDRTKEFHVPDQMLGMIMPHLDAAIRRIGHLKPVIKDEDLLDSMAQGGLSDREQEILHWVRSGKTNLEIGMILNISANTVKNHLKRIFQKLDVSCRAQAVAKTGLSNGARRPS, from the coding sequence ATGCTGGTACAAAAAAAACAAACCCACTGGGAAGGCATTTTGCAAGCCATACAGAAATCATATGCGATTAAACGGCATATTGAATTCTTTCAATGGCTGAAACAAGATATTCATCCGCTGATGCGACATGATGCACTATTGGCAGCGTGGGGCGACTTCAGCACCGGTGAACTGCATTTTGATGTCTCTTCTGCCCTCCCGGAAATGTCCACCCAACGCTTGCTGGAAGACTCTGCCATTGTGAACTACCTGATGTGCAACCTGTACAAACGCTGGGTAGAAAACGATGAAAAATGGTTTGTGATTAACCGTTTTGATGCCACGGGCATTCATGCACAGTCACCCAACCCGTTCACGCAGCAGTTGATAAAAATGCATTCGCTCATGGTATACGGCGTACGCGATACCCGTGGCAAGTCAGACTGTATTTATGTGTTTTTTGACCGCACCAAAGAGTTTCATGTGCCAGACCAGATGCTGGGCATGATCATGCCGCACCTGGATGCGGCGATCCGCCGTATTGGACACCTGAAACCGGTGATTAAAGACGAGGACCTGCTGGACAGCATGGCGCAAGGCGGGTTATCAGACCGCGAGCAGGAGATTCTGCATTGGGTGCGCAGTGGCAAAACCAATCTGGAGATAGGCATGATTCTGAATATCAGTGCCAATACGGTCAAAAACCATCTCAAACGCATTTTCCAGAAACTGGATGTTTCTTGCCGGGCACAGGCGGTAGCCAAAACCGGGCTGAGTAATGGTGCTCGCAGGCCAAGCTAG
- the dnaB gene encoding replicative DNA helicase: MADEQLEFLKLPPHSIEAEQSVLGGLLLDNEALDKIADILAPQDFYQHDHKLIYEHIARLIERNQPADIVTVAESLENSGELTTVGGVAYLGALAQNTPTAANIRRYAEIVHERFVMRQLVAVGTDIAESAYQPNGRDAQQLLDEAEAKIFQIAEGGNRKSQGFLGMQVLLPQVADRIDYLYSRENHSDVTGIPTGFTDLDSMTSGLQGGDMVIIAGRPSMGKTAFAINIAENVALETNKAVAIFSMEMGATQLTTRMIGSIGRLDQHKMRNGNLEDEDWEKLTTALGKLNEAPIYIDEGAGLSSFDVRARARRLHRQTGELGLIVIDYLQLMSSPAGRQGENRATEISEISRSLKALAKELNVPLIAISQLNRSVDQRPDKRPVMSDLRESGAIEQDADLIMFVYRDEYYNPDSAEKGTAEIIIAKQRNGPIGRVRLTFMGAHTRFADYANAAYMPDEY, from the coding sequence ATGGCTGATGAACAACTCGAATTCTTAAAACTCCCTCCACATTCCATTGAAGCTGAGCAGTCCGTGCTGGGCGGCCTGTTGCTGGATAACGAAGCGCTGGACAAGATTGCCGATATTCTGGCCCCGCAGGATTTCTACCAGCATGACCATAAATTGATTTATGAACATATCGCACGGCTGATTGAGCGCAACCAGCCAGCCGATATTGTGACGGTTGCTGAATCGCTTGAAAACAGTGGTGAGTTGACCACGGTTGGCGGTGTGGCTTATCTGGGTGCGCTGGCGCAAAATACGCCCACTGCTGCCAATATCCGCCGCTATGCCGAAATTGTGCATGAGCGCTTTGTCATGCGCCAACTGGTCGCAGTGGGCACTGATATTGCCGAAAGTGCTTACCAACCAAATGGTCGCGATGCACAGCAGTTACTGGATGAAGCCGAAGCCAAGATTTTCCAGATTGCCGAAGGTGGTAACCGCAAGAGCCAGGGCTTTTTGGGCATGCAAGTGCTTTTACCACAAGTGGCTGACCGCATTGACTACTTGTACTCACGCGAAAATCATTCTGATGTGACGGGGATCCCCACCGGCTTTACCGATCTTGACTCCATGACCTCCGGCCTGCAAGGCGGTGACATGGTGATTATTGCCGGTCGTCCGTCCATGGGTAAAACCGCGTTTGCAATTAATATTGCTGAGAATGTGGCACTTGAGACCAATAAAGCGGTCGCTATTTTCTCGATGGAGATGGGGGCGACGCAGTTGACCACGCGTATGATCGGCTCAATTGGCCGCCTCGACCAGCACAAGATGCGTAACGGTAACCTTGAAGATGAGGACTGGGAAAAGCTCACCACAGCGCTGGGCAAATTGAACGAGGCGCCGATTTATATTGATGAAGGGGCCGGTTTAAGCAGTTTTGACGTGCGGGCGCGTGCCCGTCGCTTGCATCGGCAAACAGGCGAACTAGGTCTGATTGTGATCGACTATTTGCAGTTGATGAGCTCACCAGCCGGCCGTCAGGGCGAAAACCGTGCAACCGAGATTTCAGAAATTTCACGTTCGCTGAAGGCATTGGCCAAAGAACTCAATGTGCCGCTGATTGCGATTTCGCAGCTTAACCGTAGCGTGGACCAACGGCCAGATAAGCGCCCGGTGATGAGTGACTTGCGCGAATCCGGCGCGATTGAACAGGATGCTGACTTGATCATGTTCGTATATCGCGATGAGTATTACAACCCGGACAGTGCCGAAAAAGGCACGGCCGAGATTATTATTGCCAAACAGCGTAACGGCCCGATTGGCCGGGTGCGCCTGACCTTTATGGGTGCGCATACGCGCTTTGCCGACTATGCCAATGCGGCCTACATGCCGGACGAGTATTAA
- the radA gene encoding DNA repair protein RadA: MAKAKTQYSCTECGAVEPKWQGQCPSCHAWNTLVETVPEAATTSRFASLAPTAQLQKLADVEAQDVSRQATGITEFDRVLGGGLVAGGVVLIGGDPGIGKSTLLLQTVCKVSQSLKAFYISGEESAQQIAMRAHRLGLDASQVDVLAEINLEKISQVLQQHQPDVVVIDSIQTVYSEALQSAPGSVAQVRECSAQLTRVAKQLGISMILVGHVTKEGSLAGPRVLEHIVDSVLYFEGDQNSSFRLIRAFKNRFGAVNELGVFAMTEKGLREVSNPSALFLSHHESPVPGSCITVTQEGTRPLLVEIQALVDTAHAPNPKRLCVGLEQNRLAMLLAVLHRHAGVACYDQDVFINAVGGVKISEPAVDLAVLLAIVSSLKNKPLPNKLIVFGEVGLAGEVRPVQRGQERLKEAAKLGFTHAIIPKANAPKGGIAGMQVEAVDRLEQAIDVMRA, encoded by the coding sequence ATGGCTAAAGCAAAAACGCAATACAGCTGTACCGAATGCGGGGCGGTCGAACCTAAATGGCAAGGCCAGTGCCCGAGCTGCCATGCCTGGAACACGCTGGTAGAGACGGTGCCGGAAGCGGCAACGACAAGCCGGTTTGCCAGTCTGGCGCCAACGGCCCAATTACAAAAACTGGCTGATGTTGAAGCGCAGGATGTGTCCCGTCAGGCGACCGGCATTACCGAGTTTGATCGGGTGCTGGGTGGCGGGCTGGTGGCGGGCGGTGTGGTCCTCATCGGTGGCGATCCTGGCATTGGTAAATCGACCTTGTTGCTGCAAACCGTGTGCAAGGTTTCGCAATCGCTCAAAGCGTTTTATATCAGCGGTGAGGAGTCTGCGCAGCAAATTGCCATGCGGGCACATCGCCTGGGGCTGGATGCGAGCCAGGTCGATGTGCTGGCGGAAATCAATCTCGAAAAAATCAGCCAGGTATTGCAGCAGCATCAGCCGGACGTGGTGGTGATAGACTCGATTCAGACCGTGTATTCCGAGGCTTTGCAGTCTGCACCAGGCTCGGTGGCGCAAGTGCGTGAATGTTCTGCGCAACTCACTCGGGTGGCCAAGCAGCTTGGGATCAGCATGATTCTGGTCGGCCATGTGACCAAAGAAGGCTCGCTGGCGGGCCCGCGAGTGCTGGAGCACATTGTCGACAGCGTGCTGTACTTTGAGGGCGACCAGAATTCGAGTTTCAGGCTGATTCGCGCGTTTAAAAACCGGTTTGGTGCGGTCAATGAACTCGGTGTGTTTGCCATGACCGAAAAGGGGCTGCGCGAAGTCAGCAATCCTTCCGCCTTGTTTTTATCGCACCATGAATCGCCGGTGCCTGGCTCTTGTATCACGGTCACGCAAGAAGGTACACGGCCTTTGCTGGTCGAAATCCAGGCGTTGGTGGATACGGCACATGCGCCCAATCCCAAGCGCTTGTGTGTGGGTCTGGAGCAGAACCGGCTGGCTATGTTGCTGGCAGTGTTGCATCGACATGCAGGCGTGGCCTGTTATGACCAGGATGTGTTTATCAATGCCGTCGGTGGTGTCAAAATCAGTGAACCTGCGGTGGATCTGGCAGTGTTACTGGCGATTGTTTCATCGTTGAAAAACAAACCGTTGCCAAACAAGCTGATTGTCTTTGGTGAAGTGGGCTTGGCTGGCGAAGTGCGGCCCGTGCAGCGGGGCCAGGAACGTCTTAAGGAAGCTGCCAAACTGGGCTTTACCCATGCCATTATCCCCAAAGCAAATGCGCCCAAAGGCGGCATTGCCGGTATGCAGGTTGAGGCCGTGGATAGGCTGGAACAGGCCATAGACGTCATGCGTGCATAA